Proteins from a genomic interval of Kitasatospora kifunensis:
- a CDS encoding LysR family transcriptional regulator translates to MDLDLRKLRYFAALAEHRHFGRAAEQLYIAQPVLSRQIRALEQELGCVLLVRTTRSVQLTPAGEQLQEEARAVFATVDCAVRRVHEVDRGVERLVIAFAPGLHVSEAMRVFTAAHPEVEIELLRLHWWEQDAPLRDGRADVGYLRGQFDDTGLRTVRLGSEPRVACLPVTHALARRRSLRLADLDGEAVLDAHTRRTSSLEEKFELVAAGHGIALVPRSVAQSYSRPDLVFRTVTDAQPAELCLAVAADRRERRVLDFVALAERTLGAE, encoded by the coding sequence ATGGATCTGGACCTGCGTAAGCTGCGCTACTTCGCCGCGCTCGCGGAGCACCGGCACTTCGGTCGGGCCGCCGAGCAGCTGTACATCGCGCAGCCCGTCCTCAGTCGGCAGATCCGCGCGCTCGAACAGGAGCTCGGCTGCGTGCTCCTGGTGCGCACGACCCGCAGCGTGCAGCTCACGCCTGCGGGCGAGCAGCTCCAGGAGGAGGCGCGCGCGGTGTTCGCGACCGTCGATTGCGCCGTGCGACGCGTCCACGAGGTGGACCGGGGCGTCGAGCGGCTCGTCATCGCGTTCGCGCCGGGGCTGCACGTCTCCGAAGCGATGCGCGTGTTCACGGCCGCCCACCCCGAGGTCGAGATCGAACTGCTGCGCCTGCACTGGTGGGAGCAGGACGCGCCGCTGCGCGACGGCCGGGCCGATGTCGGTTACCTGCGGGGCCAGTTCGACGACACCGGGCTGCGCACCGTGCGCCTCGGCAGCGAGCCGCGAGTCGCCTGCCTGCCCGTGACCCACGCGCTGGCCCGCCGTCGGTCGCTGAGGCTCGCGGACCTCGACGGTGAGGCGGTCCTCGACGCGCACACGCGGCGGACGTCCTCGCTCGAGGAGAAGTTCGAGCTCGTCGCCGCCGGGCACGGCATCGCCCTGGTGCCCCGCAGCGTCGCGCAGTCGTACTCCCGCCCCGACCTCGTCTTCCGCACGGTGACGGACGCGCAGCCCGCCGAGCTCTGCCTCGCCGTGGCAGCGGACCGGCGCGAGCGCCGGGTGCTCGACTTCGTGGCGCTCGCGGAGCGGACGCTGGGTGCCGAGTAG
- a CDS encoding NAD(P)H-binding protein, protein MIVITTPTGDIGSQVLTTLLKSAPSSGEELRVIVRDPAKLPAPVRDRVDIVPGSHADPEVVDRAFTGADAVFWVVPPDAQAPSLDLAYRGFTRAAAQAFTTHGVTHVVGVSALGRGTAVAGRAGLVTASLAMDDLIADTGVAYRALANPSFMDNLLRQLRSIRDQGVFTDTVAADRAAPTAATRDIAAAAAGLLLDRSWTGTGSVPVLGPQDLSPNDLARIMSEVLDTPVRYQRQSLEDLRTSLTGHGIGEAFAQGMVDMMRAKEEGLDDGVRRTPQSAGTTTFRQWCEEVLKPAVLALD, encoded by the coding sequence ATGATCGTCATCACGACGCCCACGGGCGACATCGGCAGCCAGGTTCTGACCACCCTCCTCAAGAGCGCCCCCTCCAGCGGGGAGGAGCTGCGCGTCATCGTGCGCGACCCCGCCAAGCTCCCCGCCCCGGTCCGCGACCGCGTCGACATCGTACCGGGCTCGCACGCCGACCCCGAGGTCGTCGACCGCGCGTTCACCGGCGCGGACGCCGTCTTCTGGGTCGTCCCGCCGGACGCCCAGGCACCGAGCCTCGACCTCGCGTACCGCGGGTTCACCCGGGCCGCCGCCCAGGCGTTCACCACCCACGGCGTCACCCATGTGGTCGGCGTATCGGCGCTGGGCCGCGGCACCGCCGTCGCGGGTCGCGCCGGGCTCGTCACCGCCTCCCTCGCGATGGACGACCTCATCGCCGACACGGGCGTGGCCTACCGGGCGCTCGCGAACCCCTCCTTCATGGACAACCTGCTGCGCCAACTGCGCTCGATCCGCGACCAGGGCGTGTTCACCGACACCGTCGCCGCCGACCGCGCCGCCCCCACCGCAGCGACCCGCGACATCGCCGCGGCGGCCGCCGGGCTGCTCCTCGACCGGTCGTGGACGGGCACCGGCAGCGTCCCGGTGCTCGGACCGCAGGACCTCTCGCCGAACGACCTGGCGCGCATCATGTCCGAGGTGCTCGACACCCCGGTGCGCTACCAGCGGCAGTCGCTCGAGGACCTTCGCACCTCACTCACCGGTCACGGCATCGGTGAGGCGTTCGCCCAAGGCATGGTCGACATGATGCGGGCGAAGGAGGAGGGTCTCGACGACGGCGTGCGGCGCACCCCGCAGAGCGCCGGCACCACGACCTTCCGGCAGTGGTGCGAGGAGGTCCTCAAGCCGGCGGTGCTCGCCCTCGACTGA
- a CDS encoding GNAT family N-acetyltransferase, with protein MTDIVTRRLRLRRFSRDDAPALARYRSDPRVARYQSWRSPIDQVEAVAIVADYLTEDPDGPGFFQYAIELHQRPGLIGDLAVAIGTGRGQAVVGITLAPEMHHQGYATEAMTAVADRLFTTGVKRITATCDARNTASAKLLRRVGFEQQGRENQYVEPRGTHADVLVFRMSSEQLRRPS; from the coding sequence ATGACCGACATCGTGACGCGTCGGCTTCGGCTGCGGCGGTTCAGCCGTGACGATGCGCCGGCGCTGGCCCGATACCGCTCTGATCCCCGTGTCGCCCGCTACCAGAGCTGGCGTTCGCCGATCGATCAAGTGGAGGCAGTGGCGATCGTTGCCGACTACCTCACCGAGGATCCCGACGGGCCCGGCTTCTTCCAGTACGCGATAGAGCTGCACCAGCGGCCGGGCCTGATCGGCGATCTCGCTGTCGCGATCGGGACCGGCCGTGGTCAGGCGGTCGTGGGCATCACGCTGGCGCCGGAGATGCACCATCAGGGCTACGCGACCGAAGCGATGACCGCTGTGGCGGACCGCCTCTTCACCACGGGCGTGAAACGGATCACGGCCACCTGCGACGCCCGCAACACGGCGTCCGCGAAGCTCCTGCGACGCGTGGGCTTCGAACAGCAGGGTCGGGAGAACCAGTACGTGGAGCCGCGTGGCACCCACGCCGATGTTCTGGTGTTCAGGATGTCGAGTGAGCAGCTGCGCCGCCCCTCATGA
- a CDS encoding NucA/NucB deoxyribonuclease domain-containing protein, which translates to MKRELTVQVRNVAPTWHGTMPQGAAKADARAADTDPTGCGDPWWIFESNQTIRTTRCFDQEMIVGLVVIVDGVEEPVGEATFTAEHVLTLNTTSLKWSEQVTITPAQLLGEAKTSPITLTLLTFNLPQTTTTGTGQLAGAFTLSGSSPEKGTIEYSSRVNKMQDLSDATHYVYVGEAAGFTTPITLGYNGPTFRCDDAFWNKKLTKRYKVPGCVLPQQAATDTTPLFPSQQYWLPGIRQNIQTVQKAGVHVGEPFSGVPLHRTTQAQKDKNRAAVCGGLHPPQPGDSCDEYPFASTQEGGTHFNPPNRAIAWVPIAEQRKQGGILKAFYGQSRILPGDPFYVNVLA; encoded by the coding sequence GTGAAGCGCGAACTGACCGTCCAAGTGCGCAATGTCGCGCCGACGTGGCACGGAACCATGCCGCAGGGGGCGGCGAAGGCCGACGCGCGGGCCGCCGACACGGACCCGACCGGTTGCGGCGATCCGTGGTGGATCTTCGAGTCCAACCAGACGATCCGCACCACGCGCTGCTTCGACCAGGAGATGATCGTCGGCCTGGTGGTGATCGTGGACGGTGTCGAGGAGCCGGTCGGTGAGGCGACCTTCACCGCCGAGCACGTCCTGACGCTGAACACCACGTCGCTGAAGTGGAGCGAGCAGGTCACCATCACCCCGGCCCAGCTGCTGGGTGAGGCGAAGACCAGTCCGATCACGCTGACCCTGTTGACCTTCAACCTGCCGCAGACCACCACGACGGGGACCGGCCAGCTCGCCGGTGCGTTCACGCTGTCCGGATCCTCGCCGGAGAAGGGCACTATCGAGTACTCCTCGCGGGTCAACAAGATGCAGGACCTGTCGGACGCCACGCACTACGTTTATGTGGGTGAAGCCGCCGGCTTCACCACGCCGATCACTCTCGGGTACAACGGGCCGACGTTCCGGTGCGACGACGCGTTCTGGAACAAGAAGTTGACCAAGCGCTACAAGGTGCCCGGTTGCGTGCTGCCGCAGCAGGCGGCGACGGACACCACTCCGCTGTTCCCGTCACAGCAGTACTGGCTGCCGGGGATCAGGCAGAACATCCAGACGGTGCAGAAGGCCGGGGTGCACGTGGGCGAGCCGTTCTCCGGAGTTCCGTTGCACCGCACCACGCAAGCCCAGAAGGACAAGAACCGCGCCGCGGTGTGCGGTGGGCTGCACCCGCCGCAGCCGGGCGACTCGTGCGACGAGTACCCGTTCGCGTCCACCCAGGAGGGCGGCACGCACTTCAACCCGCCCAACCGGGCGATCGCGTGGGTGCCCATCGCGGAACAGCGCAAGCAGGGCGGCATCCTGAAGGCCTTCTACGGCCAGAGTCGCATCCTGCCCGGTGATCCGTTCTACGTGAACGTCCTGGCGTAG
- a CDS encoding DUF397 domain-containing protein: MSTTKPDPAELDFSGVTWEKSPFSGGNDNCVEFGVAGEFIAVRDSKRPEQAPLVYTRDEIKAMILGAKAGAFDHLV; the protein is encoded by the coding sequence GTGAGCACCACCAAGCCCGACCCCGCCGAGCTGGACTTCTCCGGCGTCACCTGGGAGAAGTCCCCGTTCAGTGGGGGCAACGACAACTGCGTGGAGTTCGGGGTGGCCGGCGAGTTCATCGCCGTCCGCGACTCCAAGCGACCCGAGCAGGCGCCGCTCGTCTACACCCGTGACGAGATCAAGGCCATGATCCTCGGCGCCAAGGCCGGTGCGTTCGACCACCTCGTCTGA
- a CDS encoding Scr1 family TA system antitoxin-like transcriptional regulator yields MLRHRTACRDAAGFHPGLYGSFMLMGFPESNPDVVWVENLTNSVYFEGSEDVERYTEVFDHLRARALGPPETRSQINKILKEL; encoded by the coding sequence GTGCTGAGGCACCGTACGGCGTGCAGGGACGCGGCCGGCTTCCATCCCGGGCTGTACGGGTCGTTCATGCTCATGGGTTTCCCCGAGTCGAACCCGGACGTGGTGTGGGTGGAGAATCTGACCAACTCGGTGTACTTCGAGGGATCTGAGGATGTGGAGCGCTACACCGAGGTCTTCGACCACCTGCGGGCCCGTGCCCTCGGCCCACCCGAGACCCGCAGTCAGATCAACAAGATCCTCAAGGAGCTGTAA